A window of the Cannabis sativa cultivar Pink pepper isolate KNU-18-1 chromosome X, ASM2916894v1, whole genome shotgun sequence genome harbors these coding sequences:
- the LOC115713700 gene encoding uncharacterized protein LOC115713700: MDLVELWAIFGPGVSGAIFGAGWWFWIDAVVCSSVKVSFLHYLPGIFASLAALMFNCVRKEDIDYSPYEEGEWRLKLWLFFAYVVSFVSLAASVGLLIQDSLVKTGPSVWTGTAGVLQCVFVLVSGLMYWTVHSE, encoded by the exons ATGGATCTGGTAGAGCTCTGGGCAATTTTTGGTCCAGGTGTGTCTGGGGCCATCTTCGGCGCCGGTTGGTGGTTTTGGATCGACGCCGTTGTTTGCAGCTCCGTCAAGGTTTCATTCCTCCACTATCTTCCTG GCATTTTTGCATCTTTGGCTGCTTTGATGTTCAATTGTGTTAGGAAAGAAGACATTGATTACTCTCCCTACGAAGAAGGCGAGTGGAG GTTGAAGCTTTGGCTGTTCTTTGCATATGTTGTGTCCTTTGTTTCTCTCGCGGCTTCAGTGGGTCTTCTGATACAAGATTCACTAGTGAAAACTGGCCCTTCAGTATGGACAGGAACAGCTGGTGTCTTGCAGTGTGTGTTTGTCCTTGTCAG TGGGCTGATGTATTGGACTGTTCACTCGGAGTAA